The Longimicrobiaceae bacterium sequence ACCGAAGTGCCCCGTCCGACTTGCATGTGTTAAGCGCGCCGCCAGCGTTCGTCCTGAGCCAGGATCAAACTCTCCAATAAAAAGAGTCTCACTCAGCTCTCTCGAACCAAGCTTCCTAAACGAAGCTCCGTCCGGAATTACCTTTGTCGCCCTCGCGAAGACGCTCCCGCGTCCCCGCACGGCAGGGAGAAGGTACGCTCCCTACCAGGGCATCACAGACACTCTACCCGGATTCTCAAACAACGAGCCGACCGCCATCCCGCCGGTCGGCCAAGATCCGAAATCTAGAGAAGCGGGCTCTGACCGTCAACCCCGGTTGACCGGAACCGAACCCCGACAACCGCGCGATCAGAGCCCCCATAGGTGCGGCGGCGCCCGCCACGTGCGGCGGGCCTGCTCACCTCACTCGTCGAGTTCTTCGAGGTCGTCGTCCCACTCGTCATCCTCCTCCCACTCGTCCTCGTCATCCCAGTCGTCCTCGTCCTCCTCGTCGTCCCACTCGTCCTCGTCGTCCTCCCAATCCGGCTCCGTCCCGTCCCCCTCCCAGTCGTCGCCGTCGTCCGGGTCGTCGAAGCGCGCCTCGATGCCGTCAAGAAGCTCTACTTCCTCTGCGAACGTCGGCACCGCCGTCACATCCGCCATTCCACAATCTCCTGTGAGCACGTGAGAGGGTTCCGCTGCACGGGGACTACCCAAAAATCCTGATTCCAGGCGGGTAAGCGCCAAAGTACACCGAGGGTTCGGGCTGTCAAGCGTCTTCTAGATGAGAAGCTGGAAGCCAGGAGCTAGAAGCTGAATTCTTTACTTCCTGCACATCAGACCTCAAGCAACCGTCGAGCCACTCAGGCTGGCCACGGTGCGGTTGGACCAGAGCGGGCCGCAAGCTCCGGCCTCGGAATCAAAGAATTCTAGCTTCTAGCTCCTCGCTTCTCGCTTCTTCCCTCACGCACTCACCCTCGACGCCTTCTTCCGATCGCTCGCGTTCAGCAGCCGCTTGCGCAGGCGCAGCGCCTTGGGGGTGATCTCGATCAGCTCGTCGTCGGCGATGTAGCCCATCGCGTCCTCCAGGGTCATGCGGCGGGGTGGCTCGAGCAGGATGTTCTCGTCGGAGCCGGAGGCACGCATGTTGGTCAGCTTCTTCCCCCTGGTCACGTTGACCTCCATGTCGCCGGGGCGCGCGTTCTCTCCCACGATCATCCCCTCGTAGACGGCCGTGCCCGGGGTGATGAAGAAGGTCGCGCGCTCCTGCAGCTGGCCGATGGCGTAGGCCACCGCCTCCCCGTCGGTCATGCTCACCAGCACCCCACGCGAGCGCGTATTCATCGGACCCACGTACGGCCCGTACTCCAGGAAGCGATGGTGCAGGGTCCCCTCGCCGCGGGTGTCAGTCAGGAACTCGGAGCGATAGCCGAAGAGGCCACGTGCCGGGATCCGGTAGACGAGCCGCACCAGCCCGCCCCCGGGGTTCCGCATCTCCAGCATCTCACCCTTGCGCTGCCCCATCTTTTCGATGACCGCTCCCATCAACGTCTCGGGTACGTCGATCGTGACCTCCTCGTACGGCTCGAGACGCTCGCCGTTCTCGCCCCGCTTCATGATCACGCGCGGACGGGAGATGGCGAACTCGTACCCCTCACGCCGCATCGTCTCCATCAGGATGCCCAGATGCAGCTCGCCGCGTCCGCTCACCGTCAGGGTGTCGGGCGAATCAGTCTCCTCCACCCGCAGCGCCACGTTGCTCTCCAGCTCCTTGAAGAGCCGGTCGCGCACCTGTCGGCTGGTCACGAACTTCCCCTCCCGACCGGCGAAGGGAGAGGTGTTCACCATCACGTCCACGGAGACGGTCGGCTCCTCGACCTTGATCCCCTCCAGCGCCTCGGGATACTCGGGGTCGGACACCGTGGCGCCGATCTCCACCTCGGGTAGACCCGCCAGCGCGACGATGTCGCCCGCCTCGGCACTCTCCACCTCGGTCCGCTCCAGGCCGTCGAAGGCGAAGAGCTTGCTGATCCGCGCCCGCACGCCCCGCGTGGGATCGCGATCCTCGTGATCGAGGAGCACCACCGGCTCGCCCACCCGCGCCACACCCCGCTCGATCCGGCCGATCGCCAGCCGCCCCAGGTAGGGCGAGTAGTCGATGGTGGAGACCAGCATCTGGAAGGGCCCGCTGGGATCCGCCCGCGGCGCGGGGATCGTCTCCACGATCGCCTCGAACAGCGGCCGCAGGTCGACCCGCTGCGCGTCGGGCGAATGCATCGCCACGCCCTCGCGCCCGATCGCGTACAGGAACGGGCAGTCGAGCTGGTGGTCATCCGCCTCGAGCTCCATGAACAGCTCCAGCACCTCGTCATGCACCCGGTGCGGATCCGCGTCCCCGCGATCGATCTTGTTGATGACGACGATGGGCTGCAGCCCCAGATCCAGCGCCTTGCGGGTGACGAAGCGCGTCTGCGGCATCGGCCCCTCCGCG is a genomic window containing:
- the typA gene encoding translational GTPase TypA, with amino-acid sequence MLRNIAIIAHVDHGKTTLVDHMLRQAGTFRENQRVVERVMDSNPLERERGITILSKNLSVRWGEYKINIVDTPGHADFGGEVERILRMVDGVILLVDAAEGPMPQTRFVTRKALDLGLQPIVVINKIDRGDADPHRVHDEVLELFMELEADDHQLDCPFLYAIGREGVAMHSPDAQRVDLRPLFEAIVETIPAPRADPSGPFQMLVSTIDYSPYLGRLAIGRIERGVARVGEPVVLLDHEDRDPTRGVRARISKLFAFDGLERTEVESAEAGDIVALAGLPEVEIGATVSDPEYPEALEGIKVEEPTVSVDVMVNTSPFAGREGKFVTSRQVRDRLFKELESNVALRVEETDSPDTLTVSGRGELHLGILMETMRREGYEFAISRPRVIMKRGENGERLEPYEEVTIDVPETLMGAVIEKMGQRKGEMLEMRNPGGGLVRLVYRIPARGLFGYRSEFLTDTRGEGTLHHRFLEYGPYVGPMNTRSRGVLVSMTDGEAVAYAIGQLQERATFFITPGTAVYEGMIVGENARPGDMEVNVTRGKKLTNMRASGSDENILLEPPRRMTLEDAMGYIADDELIEITPKALRLRKRLLNASDRKKASRVSA